The following are from one region of the Macaca thibetana thibetana isolate TM-01 chromosome 2, ASM2454274v1, whole genome shotgun sequence genome:
- the IGSF10 gene encoding immunoglobulin superfamily member 10 isoform X3 produces the protein MGSRIHVYPNGSLFIGSVTEKDSGVYLCVARNKMGDDLILMHVSLRLKPAKIDHKQYFRKQVLHGKDFQVDCKASGSPMPEISWSLPDGTMINNAMQADDSGHRTRRYTLFNNGTLYFNKVGVAEEGDYTCYAQNTLGKDEMKVHLTVITAAPRIRQGNKTNKRIKAGDTAVLDCEVIGDPKPKIFWLLPSNDMISFSIDRYTFHVNGSLTINKVKLLDSGEYVCVARNPSGDDTKMYKLDVVSKPPLINGLYTNRTVIKATAVRHSKKHFDCRAEGTPSPEVMWIMPDSIFLTAPYYGSRITVHKNGTLEIRNVRLSDSADFICVARNEGGESVLVVQLEVLEMLRRPTFRNPFNEKIVAQLGKSTALNCSVDGNPPPEIIWILPNGTRFSNGPQNYQYLIASNGSFIIYKTTREDAGKYRCAARNKVGYIEKLVILEIGQKPVILTYAPGTVKGISGESLSLHCVSDGIPKPNIKWTMPSGYVVDRPQINGKYILHDNGTLVIKEATAYDRGNYICKAQNSVGHTLITVPVMIVAYPPRITNRPPRSIVTRTGAAFQLHCVALGVPKPEITWEMPDHSLLSTASKERTRGSEQLHLQGTLVIQNPQTSDSGIYKCTAKNPLGSDYAATYIQVI, from the coding sequence ATGGGCAGCCGGATCCATGTCTACCCAAATGGATCCCTGTTTATTGGATCAGTAACAGAAAAAGACAGTGGTGTCTACTTGTGTGTGGCAAGAAACAAAATGGGGGATGATCTGATACTGATGCATGTCAGCCTAAGACTGAAACCTGCCAAAATTGACCACAAGCAGTATTTTAGAAAGCAAGTGCTCCATGGGAAAGATTTCCAAGTAGATTGCAAAGCTTCTGGCTCCCCGATGCCAGAGATATCTTGGAGTTTGCCCGATGGAACCATGATCAACAATGCAATGCAAGCCGATGACAGTGGCCACAGGACCAGGAGATATACCCTTTTCAACAATGGAACTTTATACTTCAACAAAGTTGGGGTAGCAGAGGAAGGAGATTATACTTGCTATGCCCAGAACACCCTAGGGAAGGATGAAATGAAGGTCCACTTAACAGTTATAACGGCTGCTCCCCGGATAAGGCAGGGTAACAAAACCAACAAGAGAATCAAAGCTGGAGACACAGCTGTCCTTGACTGTGAGGTCATTGGCGATcccaaaccaaaaatattttggttGCTGCCTTCCAACGACATGATTTCCTTCTCCATTGATAGGTACACATTTCATGTCAATGGGTCTTTGAccatcaacaaagtgaaactgCTCGATTCTGGAGAGTACGTATGTGTAGCCCGAAATCCCAGTGGGGATGACACCAAAATGTACAAACTGGATGTTGTCTCCAAACCGCCATTAATCAATGGACTGTATACAAACAGAACTGTTATTAAAGCCACAGCCGTGAGACATTCCAAAAAACACTTTGACTGCAGAGCTGAAGGGACACCATCTCCTGAAGTCATGTGGATCATGCCAGACAGTATTTTCCTCACAGCCCCATACTATGGAAGCAGAATCACAGTCCATAAAAATGGAACCTTGGAAATTAGGAATGTGAGGCTTTCAGATTCAGCCGATTTTATCTGTGTGGCCCGAAATGAAGGTGGAGAGAGCGTGTTGGTGGTACAGTTAGAAGTACTGGAAATGCTGAGAAGACCGACATTCAGGAAtccatttaatgaaaaaatagttGCCCAACTGGGAAAGTCCACAGCATTGAATTGCTCTGTTGATGGTAACCCACCACCTGAAATAATCTGGATTTTACCAAATGGCACACGATTTTCCAATGGACCACAAAACTATCAGTATCTGATAGCAAGCAATGGTTCTttcatcatttataaaacaaCTCGGGAGGATGCAGGAAAATATCGCTGTGCAGCTAGGAATAAAGTTGGCTATATTGAGAAATTAGTCATATTAGAAATTGGCCAGAAGCCAGTTATTCTTACATATGCACCAGGGACAGTAAAAGGCATCAGTGGAGAGTCTCTATCACTGCATTGTGTGTCTGATGGAATCCCTAAGCCAAATATCAAATGGACTATGCCAAGTGGTTATGTAGTAGACAGGCCTCAAATTAATGGGAAATACATATTGCATGACAATGGCACATTAGTCATCAAAGAAGCAACAGCTTATGACAGAGGCAACTATATCTGTAAGGCTCAAAATAGTGTTGGTCATACACTGATTACTGTTCCAGTAATGATTGTAGCCTACCCTCCCCGAATTACAAATCGTCCACCCAGAAGTATTGTCACCAGGACAGGGGCAGCCTTTCAGCTCCACTGTGTGGCCCTGGGAGTTCCCAAGCCAGAAATCACGTGGGAGATGCCTGACCACTCCCTTCTCTCAACAGCAAGTAAAGAGAGGACACGTGGAAGCGAGCAGCTTCACTTACAAGGTACCCTAGTCATTCAGAATCCCCAAACCTCTGATTCTGGGATATACAAATGCACAGCAAAGAATCCACTTGGTAGTGATTATGCAGCAACGTATATCCAAGTAATCTGA